A region from the Priestia filamentosa genome encodes:
- a CDS encoding DUF2535 family protein has product MLFKSLEFKLANGQKVKVIEIPVVPHHHPLSFMISVHFESFVKMIERKEIRKELYSFKEYMKKHCKWTTYEQIFLTVPLKHNA; this is encoded by the coding sequence TTGTTATTTAAAAGTTTGGAATTTAAGCTTGCAAATGGACAAAAAGTAAAGGTTATTGAAATTCCGGTTGTGCCACATCATCATCCACTTTCGTTTATGATTTCGGTTCATTTTGAATCATTCGTCAAAATGATTGAAAGAAAAGAAATCCGAAAAGAACTCTATTCATTTAAGGAATATATGAAAAAACATTGTAAATGGACAACATATGAGCAAATCTTTTTAACAGTTCCTTTAAAACATAATGCTTAA
- a CDS encoding SCO family protein produces the protein MKRKSFLWLVCSLFLLTACGEKKEESKAETKEEQQLSDPIADFTYENQNGEPFSSQSLDGKVWIANFIFTSCTTVCPPMTSHMAKLQEKAKEQGADVEFVSFTVDPTVDSSEKLKEFSEGFEANSDNWQFLTGYSQEEIETFARENFYMNVQKPSSGDQVIHGTTFFLLNQKGQIVKDYDGVSNVPYEDIIHEAKELEETS, from the coding sequence ATGAAAAGAAAAAGCTTTTTATGGTTAGTATGCTCTCTTTTTTTATTGACAGCATGTGGAGAGAAGAAAGAAGAAAGTAAGGCAGAAACAAAAGAAGAACAGCAATTATCAGACCCAATTGCTGATTTTACATACGAAAACCAAAATGGTGAACCATTTTCATCACAAAGCTTAGATGGAAAAGTGTGGATAGCGAACTTTATCTTTACAAGCTGTACAACTGTCTGTCCGCCAATGACGTCTCATATGGCAAAACTTCAAGAGAAAGCAAAAGAGCAAGGAGCAGATGTGGAATTTGTCTCTTTCACAGTTGATCCAACTGTTGATAGCAGTGAGAAACTGAAAGAATTTAGTGAAGGATTTGAGGCAAATAGCGATAATTGGCAATTTCTCACAGGGTATTCTCAAGAAGAGATTGAAACATTCGCAAGAGAGAATTTTTATATGAATGTTCAAAAGCCGAGTTCAGGAGATCAAGTGATTCATGGAACAACATTTTTTCTTTTAAATCAAAAAGGTCAAATTGTAAAGGACTATGATGGGGTGTCTAATGTTCCTTATGAGGATATTATTCATGAAGCAAAGGAATTAGAAGAAACGTCCTGA
- a CDS encoding SGNH/GDSL hydrolase family protein, with translation MKKIGLIFLILFLSACSASPPTQNEEESKEVSTKQGKDIFPANVNMVAIGDSLTKGVGDSTKEEGYVTRVASEIEKQPSVGKVKVSNFGKTGNRTDQLLKRLDYENIKSSLEDADIIFVTIGGNDMMKVMRDHYDNITFKTYKKEQRKYEKRLQKVMKKMRSINEDAPIYLIGFYNPFLNTLSDLKEIDTVVAEWNSSSERMASQYEGITYIEVADIFTSTNENLLSNDYFHPNTKGYKLIADRISERVFLENIDDEKLVFANPTYRGEDKAG, from the coding sequence ATGAAAAAAATAGGTCTTATTTTTCTTATTCTCTTTTTGTCAGCTTGTTCTGCTTCACCTCCAACTCAAAATGAGGAAGAGTCCAAAGAAGTGTCAACAAAACAAGGAAAAGATATATTTCCTGCAAATGTGAACATGGTTGCAATTGGTGATTCCTTAACAAAAGGAGTTGGCGATTCAACGAAGGAAGAAGGCTATGTAACACGCGTTGCTTCAGAAATTGAAAAACAGCCTTCTGTTGGAAAAGTAAAAGTGAGCAACTTTGGGAAAACAGGAAATCGTACAGATCAGCTTCTTAAAAGGTTAGATTATGAAAATATCAAATCAAGCCTTGAAGATGCGGACATTATCTTTGTCACAATTGGTGGCAATGATATGATGAAAGTTATGCGAGATCATTATGATAATATTACGTTCAAAACGTATAAAAAAGAGCAGAGAAAGTATGAAAAAAGACTACAAAAAGTAATGAAAAAGATGCGCAGTATTAACGAGGATGCTCCAATTTACCTTATTGGATTTTACAATCCGTTTTTAAATACGCTTAGTGATTTAAAAGAGATCGATACTGTTGTAGCAGAATGGAATAGTTCAAGTGAACGAATGGCATCTCAATACGAAGGGATAACATATATTGAAGTTGCTGATATTTTCACAAGTACAAATGAAAACTTATTATCAAATGACTATTTTCATCCAAACACAAAAGGGTATAAATTAATTGCAGACAGAATTAGCGAGCGCGTTTTTCTTGAAAACATAGATGATGAAAAACTGGTGTTCGCCAATCCAACATATAGAGGAGAGGACAAAGCAGGATGA
- a CDS encoding YpmS family protein has product MKKWKTLFFSLLCLNIILVLVAVVAIFQPIEQRQAPSKEEINGIELGVVGDKKNLNALIDKYLKQEFASDALAYNVVLNDEVEVYGKIVAFGRDVDIKMTFAPIVQKNGNLVLEQTGLSVGALPLPVETVLKYVNNHFPMPEWVSINPKKESIYVALNQMELENGFRVKAEKFDLKNDEISIKLIDPTVQP; this is encoded by the coding sequence ATGAAAAAATGGAAGACGCTTTTCTTTAGTTTACTTTGCTTAAATATTATTTTAGTTCTAGTTGCTGTAGTAGCTATTTTTCAGCCAATTGAACAGCGACAGGCTCCTTCAAAAGAAGAGATAAACGGTATAGAGCTCGGAGTTGTAGGAGATAAGAAAAACTTGAACGCGCTTATTGATAAGTATTTGAAACAAGAGTTTGCTAGTGATGCGTTAGCATATAATGTTGTTTTAAATGATGAAGTTGAAGTGTATGGAAAAATCGTCGCTTTTGGCCGTGACGTTGATATTAAAATGACATTTGCACCTATTGTCCAGAAAAACGGTAACCTTGTTCTTGAACAAACAGGTCTTTCCGTCGGGGCGTTACCATTACCAGTTGAGACAGTCTTGAAGTATGTGAATAATCATTTCCCAATGCCTGAGTGGGTAAGTATTAATCCGAAAAAAGAATCTATTTATGTTGCTCTAAATCAAATGGAGCTTGAAAATGGTTTCCGAGTAAAAGCTGAGAAATTCGACTTAAAAAATGACGAAATATCAATTAAACTTATTGATCCAACTGTTCAACCGTAA